The DNA region CTCCGCGGGTTCGCGCGGGCGCGACGCTGAACCTCGACCGCCTCCGCAATCTGCTCGCCCACCGTGATGGAGGGGTTGAGACTGCTCATCGGGTCCTGAAACACCATGCTGAACGAGGGACCGCGGAGCGACCGGCGGACGCCTTTGGGCAACTGCCGCAGGTCGACGAACTCGCCGTCGACGGCGTCGGCTCGTTTCTCGCGGAACTCGTCGGCGAGGTCGGCGTTCCGGTACCACACCTCGCCGCCGGTGACCCGGCCGGGCGACTCGATGAGGTCGATGACCGACAGCGCGGTCACCGACTTGCCGCTCCCCGATTCGCCGACGATGCCGAATATCTCGCCGTCGCGGACGTCGAAGCTGACGCCCTCAACGGCGTTTATCTGTCCTTCCTCCGTGAAGAACCGTGTCTTGAGGTCTCTGACTCTGAGTATCTCGTCCATTTAGACGCCTCCTTCCCCTTCGATGCTTGGGTCGAGCGCGTCGCGTAGCCAGTCGCCGACGAGGTTGACCCCGATGACGGCGAAGACGATGGCGACGCCGGGAATCGACGCGATCCACCACGCCGACGCCAGGTAGTTACGGCCCTGTGCGATGTCGAGCCCCCACGAGAGGTTCGCCCCCGAGAAGCCGAGGTACGACAGCGAACTCTCCAGGAGGATGATGGCGGCGACCTGAATCGTCGCCAACACCAGGATGGGGGTGATGCTGTTGGGGAGGACGTGACGGAGCATGATGGAGCCGTCGCTCGCGCCGAGCGCGCGGGCGGCCTTCACGTACTCCTCGTTGCGGAGGCTGAGCGCCTCGCCGCGGGCGACGCGGGCGAACCACACCCAGTTCACCAGCGCGACGACGAGGACGACGGTCCCCGGTAAGACGATGCTCGACGGCATCTCGGGCGCGAGTCCGAGCGCGACGAACGGGTCGGGTATCCGTATCGTCACCCCGCCGAACAGGCCGATGAGCGCGATAGCCAAGACGAGCGAGGGGAACGCCAACATGATGTCGGACATCCGCATCAGTCCGTCGTCGACGCGGCCGCCGTAGTAGCCGGCGGTGAGACCGACGGTGACCCCGATGAGCACCGCCAGCATCGTGCCGAACAGGCCGACGAGCAGCGAGGTACGTGCGCCGTAGATGGTCCGCGAGAGCATGTCGCGGCCAAGCGCGTCGGTGCCGAGCGGGTGGGCCATCGTCGCGTTGACCGTCACCTCCTCCTCGACGGTCTCGATCTCGCCGTCGACCATCTCCGAACGCGTCTCGTTCTCGGTCGTACTGAAGCCGAGCGGCGGTACCTGCGAGTTCTGCAGGTCCTGCTGATACGGGTCGTACGGCGCGAGGAACGGCGCGAACATCGCGACGAGGATGATAGCGAGCACCAGCACGATGCCGATCTTCGCGAGCGCGCTCCCCCGAAGTTCGCGGCGGAGGTTCCGCCACGTGCGTGGAGAGACCATCAGTCGTACACCACCTGAGGGTTGACGTACGCGTACAGCGCGTCGACGGCGATGTTGACGAAGACGAAACTCGTCCCGATCACGATGAGACTGCCCTGGATGAGCGGCCAGTCGCGGGTGTTGATGCTGTTGATGACCAAGGTCCCGAGTCCGGGCCACGCGAACACCGCCTCGGTGATGACCGCGCCGCCGATGAGCGACCCCAACTGCAGGCCGAGGACGGTGATGACCGGAATGAGCGTGTTCCGCAGCGCGTGTTTGTAGCGCACGAGCGTCTCGGGGAGTCCCTTCGCGCGCGCGGCGTCGACGTAGCTCTTGCCGAGTTCGTCGAGCATCCCGCTACGGGTGAGACGCGTCACGAGCGCCGTGAAGTACGTCCCGAGCGTGATGGCCGGGAGCGTGATGTGCTGCAACCAGAGGACGATTCCGGCGTAGTTGCCCGATAACACCAGGAGTTCGAACGCCTGCCCGAACCCGACGGGTCGACGACTCGTCGGCAGGAAGTTCAACTGTACCGCGAAGACGAGCACGAGCATGATGCCGAGCCAGAAGTTCGGTGTGCTGATGCCCGCAAGCGAGAACGTCGTCGCGGCGTAGTCGGCGGGCTCGTGTCGCCGAGTCGCGCTGACGACGCCGAGCGGTATCGAGATGACGATCGCGACGACGGTCGCGGCGACGGCGAGTTCGACCGTCGCCGGGAGTCGCGCGAAGATGCGCGCCGCCGCCTCCGTCCCGGAGATGTACGAGTAGCCCATGTCGCCGGTGAGCAGGCCCGCGAGATAGTCGAGGTACTGGACGTACAGCGGTTGGTTCAACCCCAGTTCCTCGGCGATACGTTGCCGAAGCTCGGGGCTGGCGTCTAACGGGGCGATGAAGTTGACGGGGTCGCCCGGCGTGGAGAACCGAAGGAGAAACACCACCGTCACGACACCCCAGACGACGAAGATTCCCTGTAGGCTCCGCTTGATTATGAATCGCGCAAATGACATGATTGGATGGGAGAAGTCCGCGTGCGCCGTCCGTTACGGCTGCATGATTTCGTACGCCTTTATCGACTCGTCGCGGCGCGCCTCCCACTCGATGCGGGAGCTCGCGCCGTAGACGCTGTACTGTCGGTTGAGGAAGATCCACGGCGCCTCGTCGTGGGCGAGCTGGTTCGCCTCCCGCAGTATCTGTTCGCGCTCGTCCTCGTCGGGGGTCTGTCCGGCCTCCTCCATGAGGCCGTCGAACTCCTCGTTGCTCCAACTCGACAGCGACCCGTCAGTCGTGAGCAGCGGGATGAGCGTCTGGCTCGCGTCGAACGTCTCGTTGCCCCAGCCGATGAGGTACCAGTCGGGCATGTCCTCGATGTTGCCGGTCGTGAGTTGCGCGGCGAGGTCACCGAAGTCACGTTGGTTCACCTCGGCCTCGACGTTCGACAGTTCGTTGATGTAGCCGACGACGGCCTGCGCGATCTCGAGGTCCTTCAGGTAGCGGCCGACCGGCGTGTGCAGTTCGAGGGTCGCGCCGGCGAAGCCGCTCTCTTCGACCAGCTGTTCCGCCTGTTCGACGTCGTACGGGTACGGGTCGATGTCCGGGTTGTAGCCGGTGAACCCTTCGAGCGTCGGCTGGCCCGTCGGGTCCGAGAAGTCCGACAGCACCTCCGAGATGATGGTGTCGAGGTCGATGGCGTAGTTCATCGCCTGACGGAACTGCCGGCTCGAGAACGGCTCGACGTCGTAGCGCATCCCGTTGTAGATGACGCGCGTACTCGGCACCGCCTCGACGCCCGCGTCGCCGCTGTCCTCGATACGGCTGACCTCCTGCGGCGGCACGTTGACGATGATGTCGGTCTCGCCGCTGACGAGCTGGTTGACCCGCGTGCTCGACTCGGAGGCCGCGTTGATGGTGAGCGCGTCGACCTCCGCCGGCTCGCGCCAGTAGTCCTCGTACTTCGTGTACTCGACCTGCTCGTCCTGCGTGTAGTTCGACAGCTGGAACGGTCCCGTGCCGTTGGCGTCGCTGTTGATCTCGTTGGACTCTCTCGACTCGATCCAGGACTGCTGGACGATCTCGCCGTAGCTGGCGAGCAGGCCGATAGCCATCGGGTTGACGCCGTCGGAGACGACGTCGACCGCGCGCTCGCCGTCGACGGGCTGTGCCTCGGTGATACCCGCCAACTGGTCGCTCTGCGGACTCGCCAACCCGCCGACGTCCTCGTCAACGATGCGGTTGATGCTGAACGCCACGTCCTCGGGGGTGAGCTCGTCACCGTTGTGGAACGTCACGCCCTCGCGGAGCGTCAGGCGAACGCGGTCCGGCTCCGTCTGTTCGTAGTCCTCGGCGAGACCCTCGATCACCTGCCCTTCGCGGTTGCGGTCGAGTGCGCCCTCGTAGATCTGCATCAGGATGATGTCGGTGTTCGTCTCACGGTGGTCGTGAGGGTCGAGACCGGAGTCCATCTGTCCTTGCGTGATGGTGACGGCGAACTCGCTGTCGTCCTGGTTGTCCTCGCTGTCGGAGGTACCGGTGTCGTTACCGGTGTCGTTGCCACCGCTTTCGTTGCCGGCCGCCGGCGTATCGGTGTTGATCTCGTCGGAGTCACCGGAACAACCGGCGAGCGCTGCGGTTGCCGCGGCACCGCCTGCCAACTGGAGGTAACGGCGTCTGCTAACACGTGACTGCCTGTCTTCAGTCATGAAACCACATGGGTGTTACCCCGATATATATGCTATGGTACTACCAATCGCAATACACCGGCGAGTTTCACCCGAACCGACATTTCGTGGCATACACTTAAGTACGGGACTTACCAAGCGTGCGACATGGCCGCACACCGCCGGTCATCGCTCAGGAATCTGTTCGACCAATCGCCCACCCCGCACATCGCGCACCCGCCGCGGACACACCACCGTCAGTTCTACGTCGCTACCGACGGGTCGTACCGTCCCGACGGTGGGGGCCTCGGGGCCGTCATCGAGACGCGCGACGGCGTGCGAGTCGCCCGCGTCTCGCTGCCCGACGTCGTGCCGAACAACAACGTCGCGGAGTACCGCGCGCTCCACCTCGGACTCGACGTGCTGGCGGCCCGTGCCCCGAAAACCGCGAGTGTCGGCGTTCTCATCGACCACGACGACCTGGCGGCGAACGTCAACGCCGCGACGCTCGCCGCGGCGGACCCGTCGTGGAACCCCGCCGGAACGCCGCCGATTCCCGCCGGCAGCGAGAACCATTGGCGCGGCATCCTCGCGCGCATCTCGGGGTTCGCCGACCTTCGGGCGGCGCGCATCGACAGCCGGGAGAACCCCGCGCACGTGCTGGCGAACGCGCCCACCGAGTACACCCACGTGAACCGCGAGCCCGACCGGTGCGTCCTCCCGGAACCGCTCGGAGCGCCGAGCGTCGGCGACGACGGGGTACTCCCGCCGTCGCGGACGGAACGTCCGGCGGGCGACTGAGGTCCGGTCCGCGTTCCTCGGCACCGACCGCCGAGGACGAAACGCACCAGCTATCAGTTAGCGACGACGACGCTTTCAGAGATGCCGTCACCGTGGACACGACTCCGGGAGGACCTGCGCGCCGCACTGGAGAACGACCCCGCCGCGCTGAGTCGCACGGAGGTACTGCTCACGTACCCCGGAGTCCACGCGCTCTGGATGCACCGCCTCGCACACGCGCTCTGGAACGCGCACCTCCATCTCCCCGCCCGCCTGCTCTCGCACCTCTCGCGCTTTCTCACGGGCGTCGAACTTCACCCGGCGGCGACGGTGGGACGACGGGTGTTCGTCGACCACGGGATGGGCGTCGTCGTCGGCGAGACGGCCGAAATCGGCGACGACGTGGTACTCTACCACGGCGTCACGCTCGGCGGCAACTCGATGCGCCGGACGAAGCGACACCCGACCATCGAGGACGACGTCGTTCTGGGCGCGAACGCGACGCTCGTCGGTCCCATCACCGTCGGCGAAGGCGCACGCGTCGGGGCCGGTGCCGTCGTCATCGACGACGTACCCCCCGGGACCTCCGTCGTCGGCAATCCCGCCCGCCCGGCCGGAGGGTCGTCCGGCGAAAACGGCGGAGACGGCGGTTCGCGCGGGGACGACGACTCCCGCACCGACGAAGCATCCGACGACGCGGCGGACACTCGCGACCGGTGACGGGTCACGCGCGTGTGCCCGAGGGGGAAGATTGATAGGAGGTGTTGGCATACCGCTCGCATGGTCCTCGAAACAGATAGCGCACGGGAGCTCGGTCCCAGAGGTGGTGGCGTACTTCTGCGGACGGTCCGTGTGCGGGCACGCGAACTGGCCCTCCTGTTTTCGGCCGCCGTCGCGCTGACGCTCGTCGCGTTTCGAGCGACCGGTGTCGACTTACAGCGCGCGGCGCTCCGCGCGTACGCCCCGGCGGGAACCGCACTCTCGACGGACCCGTTGGTCTCGCTCGCCGTCGAACTGCAGACCGCGATGCTCGTCGGCGTCTTCGCCACCGGAGCGGTACTGCTCTGGCACACCCGCGAGGAGGTGCGTCCCCACGGGGCGCGGACGGGGCGGCTCTATCTCCTGTCGGCGGGGCTCTTCGTGGTCGGTGTCGCTCTCGGCGCGGCGCTCGTCGTTCCTGCGCTCCTCGAACTGCTCAAGTTCGGCGTCCTCCGGAGCGGGTTCGTCCCCGCGTACCGGCCCTACTGGCTCGCGGAGGTGGCGCTGTTTCTCCCCGTCGCCGTCGGCGTCGCCCTCTCGCTGCCGACGCTGATGGTCGCGCTCGTCGGCGACGGCGTCGTCTCCTCGACGGTGCTGCACCGAGACTGGGGGTTCGCGCTCCTCGGCGTGCTCGCCTACGCGTCGGTGTACTCCCCGCCGGACTCGGTGACGTTCGTCGTCTACGGCGGCGTGCTCCTCGGCGGCTACGTCGCCGGGTTGGTCGTGCTGACGTTCGGGTAGTCAGCAGCGGACGGTGAACCCGGTACTTCTCACGACTCGAAAGCGTTGCAGAGCAGTACCCGAGCGTCGGCCGCGAGAACGCGCTGATGTCACCGGAACGACGACAGGAGACGATGCCCTCCCTCTCTCGACGTCGCCTGCTGTCCGTATCTGCGACCGGCGTCGCCGCACTCGCGGGGTGTACTGCGAGTTCGAGCGAAGATGGCGCGACTGTCAGCGAAAGCGCGACTGCTACCGAGAGTGACGCACGATACTGGTCGCTCCTCTCTCGTCGTTTTCACACAGCGCACTACACCAGTCGAGAACGTAACGAAAATCAGAGTCGGTCGCCGTCGACGAACAGTCGCTACTCTTCCTGTGCGTCCACCACAGCCACGCCCGCGAGGTTGACGATATCGCTTCCACCTTTTTCCGCTCGGGATCGCTCCGCGACCCAGTCGCGCAAAAATCTGGACCAAAAAGATGTGCTCGCGCGTTACTCTTCCTGCGCGTCCACGACCGCCACACCCGCCAGATTCACGATGTCTTTGACTTCGTCGCCGCGCTGGAGCACGTGGACCGGCTTGTCCATGCCGACGAGCATCGGGCCGATGGCCTCCGCGCCGCCGAGGCGCTGGAGCAGTTTGTAGCCGATGTTGCCCGCTTCGAGGTTCGGGAAGATGAGCACGTTCGCCGGTTCGTCGAGGTCCGTGAAGTCGTAGGTGCCTTCGAGAATCTCCTCGACGACAGCGGTGTCGGCCTGCATCTCGCCGTCGACGGGGAAGTCGACCTCGGGGTCCTCGTGCAGCAGCCCCACCGCGTCGCGCGGTTTTCGGGTGCCCTCGTTGTCGACGCTGCCGAAGTTCGAGTACGACAGCATCGCCGCGCGGGGTTCGACGTTGAACCGGCGCGCGAGTTCGGCGGTGTGTTTCGTGACCTCCGCGAGCACGTCCGCCGTCGGGTCGAGGTTCACCGTCGTGTCGGCGGCGAAGATGACCCGGTTCTTGAACGTCAGCATGTACACCCCGGCGGCGTAGTCGGCGTCTTCGGCGGTGCCGATGACCTGCAGCGGCGGTCGAAGCGCCGATGGGTAGTGGTGCGTCAGGCCCGTGAGCAGCGCGTCGGCGTCGCCCTGTTCGACCATCACACTACCGAAGTAGTTACTGTCGCGGCGGATCAGTTCGCCCGCCTCGCTCCGGGTGATGCCTTTGCGCTGGCGGAGTTCGTGGAGTCGGTCGGCGTAGCCCTCGTGGTCCTCGCCCGCCGGGTCGACGATGTTCACGTCGAACTCCAGGCCGAGGTTCGCGGCCGTGTCGCGGATGGTGTCGGCGTCGCCAAGCAGGATGGGTTCGGCGATGCCCTGCTCTCGAATCTGGTAGGCGGCGCGGATCATCTTCTCGTCGGTCCCCTCCGCGAGGGCGACGCGCTTGGGGTTCGACTTCGCCTTGTTGAGGACGACGCGCATCATCTCGCGGGACTTGCCGAGGCGGGCTTCGAGGCGCTCCTCGTAGTCGGCGACGTCGATGTCCTTGCGGGCCGCGCCGCTGGTCATGGCGGCCTGTGCGACGGCGGGCGCGACCTCGAACAGCACGCGCGGGTCGAGCGGTTTCGGGATGATGTACTCGGAACCGAACTGCAACGGCTGGTCGCCGTACGCCTTCACGACGGCGTCGGGCACGTCCTGGCGGGCCAGTTCGGCGAGCGCCTCCGCGGCGGCGACTTTCATCGCCTCGTTGATCTCGGTCGCGCGCACGTCGAGCGCGCCGCGGAAGATGAACGGGAAGCCGAGCACGTTGTTCACCTGGTTCGGGTAGTCCGAGCGCCCCGTCGCCATGATGACCGTGTCGTCGCGGGCGTCTTTCGCCGCCTCGTACGGTATCTCGGGGTCGGGGTTCGCCATCGCGAAGATGACGGGGTCGTCGGCCATCGACCGAACCATCTCCGGCGAGACGATGTCGGCGACGGAGAGACCGACGAACACGTCGGCGCCCTCCATCGCGTCGGCGAGGTCGCCGTTCGGGCGGTCGGCGGCGAACTCGCGCTTGAACTCGTTGACCTCGTCGGAGCGGTCGACGGTGATGATGCCCGAGGAGTCGCACATCGTGATGTTCTCGCGCTTCGCGCCGAGCGAGACGTAGAACCGCGCCGTCGCGATGGCGCTCGCGCCGGCGCCCGAGAAGACGATGTCGAGTTCGTCGAGTTCCTTGTCGACGATTTCGGCGGCGTTCAGAAGCGCCGCGCCGGAGATGATGGCCGTCCCGTGCTGGTCGTCGTGGAAGACGGGGATCGATACCTCCTCGCGGAGTCGCGACTCGATTTCGAAGCACTCGGGCGCTTTGATGTCTTCGAGGTTGATCCCGCCGAACGTCGGCTCCATCGCGGAGACGCACTCGATTATCTCGTCGGGGTCGGCGCGGTCCAACTCGATGTCGAACACGTCGATGTCGGCGAAGCGCTTGAACAGGACGCCCTTACCCTCCATGACGGGCTTCGACGCCTGCGCACCGATGTTGCCGAGGCCGAGCACCGCAGAACCGTTCGATACGACGCCGACCAGGTTGCCTTTGGCGGTGTAGTTGTACGCCTCGTCGGCGTCGTCGGCGATATCCAGACACGGTGCGGCGACGCCGGGCGAGTACGCCAGGCTCAGGTCGCGTTGGGTGTTCGTCGGTTTGGTCGTCGAAATCTCGATTTTGCCGGGAGGTGATTGTCGGTGGTACTCCCGTGCGTCGTCATCCAGCCCCATGGCTGCGGCGACTCTTTCCGTCGGCAAAAAACTATGCATAGCGTCGATATCACGGTTCGACGAACGACGAAACTCAGCGGGTATCGTGACCGAATCTGAACCCCGAGCCGTCGTCGGAGTGCTTCTCTTCGTCGTCGTCGGACTCGTCGCCGCCCGCAGACGTCGTCTCGTCGGTCGTCGACTGCCGCGACCCGGATTCGGACCGACTGCCGGTCCGGTCGTCGTCGCCGAACCGGTCGTCGTCGCCGAATCTATCGTCGTCATCGTGTCGGCTCCCACCGACTCCGCTGTCGGGTCCGTCGTCGCCGTCGTCACCGACAGCACCGTCGCCACCGGCATCGCCATCGTCGCCGCCGTCTCCGTCGGCCGGAATCGTGACGAGGGCGAACGAGGGGTTCGAGTGCCCGAGCACCATCAGTTCGTACATCCGGAAGTACGTCTGGACGACGATTCCGACCGGAAGCGCGATGAGCAGGAACGCCAGAAACGCCACCAGAAGCGTCAGTCCACCCAGAGCGGCGGTGACCGGGGTGAGCATCGCACCGAACACGCTCACGATTGCGATGACGACGACGACGGCTATCGCACCGATGACGAGTCCGGGGATGGCGACGACGATGCTGGTAGCGATGCCGACACCGATTCCGAGGATGGCCCGCATGACGAGGTAGACGAGATACTGCTTCCACTCGCCGCGGAGCGTCGGCCAGAAGCGCCGCCACCCGTCGACGACGCCCACGTCTTCGACGAGCATCACGGCGGTGACGAACGTGTTCGTCAGGCCGACGACGAGGCCGAGAACGACGCTCACGAGGGCGAAGAGAGCGAGCGCCGCGACGATTCCGACGACGCCGACTCCGGCGAAGAGGCCGCTGAAGAGGCCGGGGTCGATACCGTACTCCGAGAGGAGTCCGGGCGCGACGAACGCGAGGACGAACAGCGCGGCCCCGACGAGTATCGGCACGCTGACGACCACGTCGAGGAGCAGTTTGAAGCCGAACAGTCGAAGCCCCTTGCCGAACCGACGGCGGAACGGCCCGCGGATGCGCACGTCGTCGGTGCGGAGGGCGTCGAGGAAGACGAATCGCATCACGTCGCCGATGAGGCGGAACAGGAGGACGAGGGCGAGGAGGACCACGAGGACGCCGCCGACGAGGAGGGCTACCTCGGCGAGCGTCCCGGGGTCGACGCCGGTCGTCGGGTCAGGCGCTGGAGAGGGCGTCGGCTGTGGTTGCGTCGGCACGTCGCCGCTTCCCCCGAAATTACCGAAATTCAGCGGTGAACTGCCGGTGTTCAACACGCCGAGGAAGAAGACGATTACTGCGAGTCGGAGCCACCGACCGAGGCGAAACGGGAACAGGAATCGACGAGTGGAATCTATCGCATCGTCGATTGCATCGATTGCGTACCAGGGCACGGTCGGATGATTTCACTCGCACGACAAATACGTTGCCCTAAAAAGCACAGTTCGGGTGGCGACGCGTTCTCCTGGTTTTACTTTTCGACTACACGGAGAGCAGTTCGTGTCGTTCGACGGCGACGTCGTAGCCGACGGCGTCGACCTCCCGGCTCGGCCACTCGCCGGTTGCGGTGAGCGTCTCGAACCTGTCGCCGGTGACGAGCACCGTGTCCTCGCTCTTCGCGCCCTGAATCGTCGGATTCCACGCGTATCCCATCGGCGCGTGAACGTCGTCGTCGGCCGTCGGCGACGCGAACCACTCGCGTCCGGCGTAGCCCGCCGCGCCGCCCTGATGGTGGTGCTGCCACTCGTCGGGGAACCCGACGCGGTCGTACGCCTCCCGAATCGCGTCGAAGACGCTCGACGCTGCGCCGCCGTGCTCGGCGACATCGCGCGTCGCCGCCAGCGCCGTCGCCTCGACGCGCATCGCCTTCTCGTGTCGCTCGGCGAGCCACTCGGGCGGGTCGAACGCGACGGTTCGGGTCGTGCTCGCGTGGAGGCCGCCGCGTTCGGCCGTCACCGAGACGAGCGCGTAGTCGCCGAGCGGTTCGAGTTTCGGCGTGTAGTGGCGGTACGACTGCGCGCGCTCGGCGCCGCCGACGAGGACGACGGGCGCGTTGATGCCGCGGGCGGAGAGCGTCACGCGCAGCGCCGACGCCGCCTCGTGTTCGGTGTCATCTGCGGTCAGTTGGCGACAGACCTGCTCGACGGCGTCGGCGGTGTCGCGCCCGAGCGCTCGGTACGTCTCGATATCGCCCTTTGAGAGTGGTTGCCGGAGCGCCGAGGCGTTGACCGACTCGAAACCCGGCACCTCGAAGTCCGCCGCGGCGTTCGCCGGCGAGCGGTCGGCGACCGTCTCCGCGAGCGACGACTCGTACCACTGCCCCGTCTCGACCGAGAACTCGTCGGGGAGTTCCTCGTCGACGAGGCGCGGCGCTTCGATGTTGTCGGTGACGACGCGGAACTCGCCGTCCCCGGCGTCTCCGTTCTCGGATGCGACGTACCCCGCGGCGGCGACGCCGAGGTCGGCCGTCGCGCTGACGACGTTGTCGCCGCCGGTGAGCCACGCGAAGGAGTTCGGACGGGCGAACCAGACGGCGTCGAGACCGGTGTCGTCGAGATACTGGCCGAGTCGTCGCCGCCGGTCGGCGAGCGCGTCGGACGGGTCGGCGGTTCCGCTGGTACTGACCCCGGCATCGTCGGTGTGGTCGGTCATGTTCGGGCTAATCGGCGGCACGTACTTCAACCGGTCGAAGGCGGACGACGAGACACGGCAACGAACGACGAGACGGCGGCGGACGAAGCCCGATGCGAACGGACGCGGAACGCCGACTGAGAGCGGGCGACAAAGTCGCCGGTCGGACTGCCTGACTCCGCTGGCTTGTTCGACCGGTGGACGTTCGAGAAGCGGACCAGATGGGCGTTCGGACAGGTCTAAGTACGCCCGCGCCCGACCCTGCGCTAGGGAACATGCTGAGAACACGCACTCGCCCCGACTGGTTCTCGTTTCGACGTTTCGCGGCGTTCACCACCGCGTCGACGGCGCTGCTCATGATGCTGGGTATCTACACCGCAGCGACCGGGTCCGGACTCGCCTGTTCGGCCCAGTGGCCGCTCTGCGACAACGGCCTACTGCCGCAGACCATCCCGAGCTTCATCGAGTGGTTCCACCGTCTCGTCGCGATGGTCGTCGGCTTCCAGATTCTCGGGACCGCGGTGTGGGCGTGGAGGCGCGGGGCCGAACGAGGCGTCAAACTCTCGGCGACGCTCGCGCTCGTCGTGTTGCCGCTGCAGGTGAGCATCGGCGCGGTGACGGTGACGCTGTCGGGACTGATTCCGAACGGCTACTCGGTGCCGACGCAGGCGGCCCACTTCGTCGTCGCGCTGACCATCTTCGGCGCGCTGACGTTCGCGACGCTGCGCGCGTACGAGAGTCACTTCCGCCGGTCGGCGCTCGAACGGGCGACCCTCGCGCTTCCGGCGGCGCTGGTACTGGTCGGACTCGCGGCACTCTCGAGTCGGGTCTGGGCGTTCGTCCCCTACGGATCGGCGACGCAACCGCTGTTCATCGGCACGTCGCTCGGGGCCATCGCGGCGCTACTCGCGGCGCTGGTCTGGATCACCCAAGCGTCGACTGGACGGTCGGAACTGAAACGCCTCCGCCCGCTCGTCGTCTCCGCGCTCGCCTTCGTTGTCCTCGTCGCGCTGCTCGGTCGCGACCTGGTCGTGTACACGTCGCTCGTCCGCGACCTCAACGCGCTGCTGTTCGGTCTCGCGCTCGCGAGCACCGCCGCGGCGGCGTGGCTCGCCCGACGTGCGGAGACGACGGAGACGCCGCCGACACACGGCGTCAGCGGCGACTGAGCGCGTCGTCGTCCCGAGCCATTCGTCTTTGTCCCGTTTTTTCTCCGTTCAGTTTTCAATCTGGTAATAAACACGTCAAACAGAGTGTAGAGTTCCAGTCAGGAAGAAAAGTTGAAGCGTCTGCTCGGCCTCGTCTATCGATATGAAGTCAAACCGTCAGTCCGGCGTCAGTCGTCGGACGTATCTGAAGTTGGCCGGAGCGGGCAGCGTCGCAGGACTCACCGTCACCGCCGGGTGCACCGTCGACACCGGCGGCGACGGCGGGGATGGCGGTGACGGCGGCGACGGCGGGTCCGGCAACGACACCGGAACCGACGGTGGCGACGGCGACGGCGGAAACACGGAGATCGTCCCCGGCACCGCGCCCGGATTCCCGCCGTTCGAGTTCAAAGACGATTCGGGCGAGTTGGTCGGCTTCGACATCGACCTCCTGTCGGCGGTC from Haloprofundus halobius includes:
- a CDS encoding ABC transporter permease, with protein sequence MVSPRTWRNLRRELRGSALAKIGIVLVLAIILVAMFAPFLAPYDPYQQDLQNSQVPPLGFSTTENETRSEMVDGEIETVEEEVTVNATMAHPLGTDALGRDMLSRTIYGARTSLLVGLFGTMLAVLIGVTVGLTAGYYGGRVDDGLMRMSDIMLAFPSLVLAIALIGLFGGVTIRIPDPFVALGLAPEMPSSIVLPGTVVLVVALVNWVWFARVARGEALSLRNEEYVKAARALGASDGSIMLRHVLPNSITPILVLATIQVAAIILLESSLSYLGFSGANLSWGLDIAQGRNYLASAWWIASIPGVAIVFAVIGVNLVGDWLRDALDPSIEGEGGV
- a CDS encoding ABC transporter permease, which produces MSFARFIIKRSLQGIFVVWGVVTVVFLLRFSTPGDPVNFIAPLDASPELRQRIAEELGLNQPLYVQYLDYLAGLLTGDMGYSYISGTEAAARIFARLPATVELAVAATVVAIVISIPLGVVSATRRHEPADYAATTFSLAGISTPNFWLGIMLVLVFAVQLNFLPTSRRPVGFGQAFELLVLSGNYAGIVLWLQHITLPAITLGTYFTALVTRLTRSGMLDELGKSYVDAARAKGLPETLVRYKHALRNTLIPVITVLGLQLGSLIGGAVITEAVFAWPGLGTLVINSINTRDWPLIQGSLIVIGTSFVFVNIAVDALYAYVNPQVVYD
- a CDS encoding ABC transporter substrate-binding protein; translation: MTEDRQSRVSRRRYLQLAGGAAATAALAGCSGDSDEINTDTPAAGNESGGNDTGNDTGTSDSEDNQDDSEFAVTITQGQMDSGLDPHDHRETNTDIILMQIYEGALDRNREGQVIEGLAEDYEQTEPDRVRLTLREGVTFHNGDELTPEDVAFSINRIVDEDVGGLASPQSDQLAGITEAQPVDGERAVDVVSDGVNPMAIGLLASYGEIVQQSWIESRESNEINSDANGTGPFQLSNYTQDEQVEYTKYEDYWREPAEVDALTINAASESSTRVNQLVSGETDIIVNVPPQEVSRIEDSGDAGVEAVPSTRVIYNGMRYDVEPFSSRQFRQAMNYAIDLDTIISEVLSDFSDPTGQPTLEGFTGYNPDIDPYPYDVEQAEQLVEESGFAGATLELHTPVGRYLKDLEIAQAVVGYINELSNVEAEVNQRDFGDLAAQLTTGNIEDMPDWYLIGWGNETFDASQTLIPLLTTDGSLSSWSNEEFDGLMEEAGQTPDEDEREQILREANQLAHDEAPWIFLNRQYSVYGASSRIEWEARRDESIKAYEIMQP
- a CDS encoding ribonuclease H, which gives rise to MAAHRRSSLRNLFDQSPTPHIAHPPRTHHRQFYVATDGSYRPDGGGLGAVIETRDGVRVARVSLPDVVPNNNVAEYRALHLGLDVLAARAPKTASVGVLIDHDDLAANVNAATLAAADPSWNPAGTPPIPAGSENHWRGILARISGFADLRAARIDSRENPAHVLANAPTEYTHVNREPDRCVLPEPLGAPSVGDDGVLPPSRTERPAGD
- the cysE gene encoding serine O-acetyltransferase, with the translated sequence MPSPWTRLREDLRAALENDPAALSRTEVLLTYPGVHALWMHRLAHALWNAHLHLPARLLSHLSRFLTGVELHPAATVGRRVFVDHGMGVVVGETAEIGDDVVLYHGVTLGGNSMRRTKRHPTIEDDVVLGANATLVGPITVGEGARVGAGAVVIDDVPPGTSVVGNPARPAGGSSGENGGDGGSRGDDDSRTDEASDDAADTRDR
- a CDS encoding twin-arginine translocase subunit TatC, producing MVLETDSARELGPRGGGVLLRTVRVRARELALLFSAAVALTLVAFRATGVDLQRAALRAYAPAGTALSTDPLVSLAVELQTAMLVGVFATGAVLLWHTREEVRPHGARTGRLYLLSAGLFVVGVALGAALVVPALLELLKFGVLRSGFVPAYRPYWLAEVALFLPVAVGVALSLPTLMVALVGDGVVSSTVLHRDWGFALLGVLAYASVYSPPDSVTFVVYGGVLLGGYVAGLVVLTFG